In the genome of Luteitalea pratensis, the window CGCGTGAGCGGCGACAGGGGCATCACTGGCTGCCCAGGGTCCACTTCCCACGGATGCAGGTAGAAGATGGCAGGCATGCCCTCGGCGTTCACACGGCGGATGCCCCAGCGGGTCCACGCGTAGGGAAGCAGCCGAAAATACCCACCCCCGGCCGTCGGCAGATTCTTGCCGAGCCGGACGGTCGACGACGGCACCTCCACGATCGGGCCGGCCGTCGTGTGCCGGAGGTGAATCGTGCGCGGCGCATCCGGGATGCCGTAGCGATCGTGGTGGATGGGGAAGATGCTCGCGTCGTAGCGATAGCCTTCCTCGACCAGCACGTCGAGCGCCCAGAGCGATCGTTCGACGATCGAGAAGCTGGGCGCCCGATAGCCGAGCACCGGCTGACCGGTCAGATCCTGGAGCAGCGCGCGGGCCTCTCGGACGTCGGCCCGGAATTCCTGACGCGATTGGTCGTAGATCAGCTGATGCCAGAACCCGTGCGAGGCTACCTCGTGCCCGCGCGCGGCGATCTCCCTGACCAGGTCGGGATCGCGGCGGGCGACCCATCCGAGCACGAAGCAGGTCCCGCGCACGCCAGCGCCATCGAATATGTCGAGCAGCAATCGCGTGTTCTGGCCGACGCGCGAGGGCAGTGAATCCCACTCGGCGCGTGGCGCGGCCCCGGCCAATGCCGACGCGTGGAAATAGTCCTCGACGTCGATGGTCAGGGCGTTGATGACGGGGGCCGGTGCCATCAACCTACGTCCCGCGGCGCAGGACCACTGTCTGCACCGTCTTGAACAACACGAACACGTCGAAGGCCACGCTGAGGTGCTTGATGTAGAACAGGTCGTACTGCAATTTCTCGACCGCGTCCTCCACCGACGCGCCGTACGTGTACATCACCTGCGCCCATCCGGTCACACCGCGCTTGACCACGTGCCGCTGCCGATAGAACGGGATCTGGTCCGACAGCTGATCGACGAACTCCGGCCGCTCCGGCCGGGGCCCGACAAAGCTCATGTCGCCGACGAGCACGTTCCACAACTGCGGCAGTTCGTCGAG includes:
- a CDS encoding XrtA system polysaccharide deacetylase, whose translation is MAPAPVINALTIDVEDYFHASALAGAAPRAEWDSLPSRVGQNTRLLLDIFDGAGVRGTCFVLGWVARRDPDLVREIAARGHEVASHGFWHQLIYDQSRQEFRADVREARALLQDLTGQPVLGYRAPSFSIVERSLWALDVLVEEGYRYDASIFPIHHDRYGIPDAPRTIHLRHTTAGPIVEVPSSTVRLGKNLPTAGGGYFRLLPYAWTRWGIRRVNAEGMPAIFYLHPWEVDPGQPVMPLSPLTRIRHYRNLDKCAARLDQMLRDFRFGTLGSIVTPHLASVHTH